The Streptomyces sp. NBC_00670 genome window below encodes:
- the ssuE gene encoding NADPH-dependent FMN reductase produces the protein MATVLSVSGSPSATSRTARLLRHLDRRLVAQGHRVTALDVRSLPAEALLLADFAHPAIVRATALFEQADGVVIGTPVYKAAYSGLLKSLLDLLPQYALAGKTVLPLATGGTTAHVLAIDYALRPVLASMGPAHITPGWFTLDKDITVGEDGTATLAPGPAEGLARVTDQFSAALGGRTTVLAATG, from the coding sequence ATGGCCACCGTCCTGTCCGTCTCCGGAAGCCCCTCCGCCACCTCCCGCACCGCCCGCCTGCTGCGCCACCTGGACCGGCGGCTCGTCGCCCAGGGCCACCGGGTGACCGCGCTCGACGTCCGCTCCCTGCCCGCCGAGGCGCTGCTCCTGGCCGACTTCGCTCACCCGGCGATCGTCCGGGCCACCGCGCTGTTCGAGCAGGCGGACGGGGTGGTGATCGGCACGCCCGTCTACAAGGCCGCCTACTCGGGCCTGCTGAAGTCGCTGCTCGACCTGCTGCCGCAGTACGCCCTGGCGGGCAAGACCGTCCTGCCGCTGGCCACCGGGGGCACCACCGCCCACGTCCTGGCCATCGACTACGCCCTGCGTCCGGTCCTCGCCTCCATGGGCCCCGCGCACATCACACCGGGCTGGTTCACGCTCGACAAGGACATCACCGTCGGCGAGGACGGCACCGCGACGCTCGCGCCGGGCCCGGCCGAGGGGCTGGCCCGGGTCACCGACCAGTTCTCGGCGGCGCTGGGCGGCCGTACCACGGTGCTGGCGGCGACGGGCTGA
- a CDS encoding ABC transporter permease: MSTLTATAEEPRTAPARPVHRVTGRRVLASEWAKLWSLRSTWITLGVALLFLVAFGLIAASRYTSGYDSGNLDPDLADSTAVSLSLFGTNFAQLALGVLGVLVTAGEYSTGMIRSTLAAVPRRLPVLWSKAAVFGLVALVLATAGGFVAFLCGNGMVSDTPAALGFSDAGVVRSLLGAGLYLGMVGVIGTALGALLRSVAGGISALVAALMLIPGLISLLPSSWQDNIGPYLPSEAGQAMFALTHDSSTLSPGTGLLVFAGWTALALAGAAYRLARTDV, encoded by the coding sequence ATGAGCACGCTCACCGCAACCGCCGAGGAGCCGCGGACCGCGCCCGCCCGCCCCGTCCACCGGGTGACCGGACGGCGGGTGCTCGCCTCCGAGTGGGCCAAGCTGTGGTCCCTGCGTTCGACCTGGATCACCCTGGGCGTCGCCCTGCTGTTCCTGGTGGCCTTCGGCCTGATCGCCGCGAGCCGCTACACGTCGGGCTACGACTCCGGCAACCTGGACCCCGACCTCGCCGACTCGACGGCCGTCAGCCTGTCCCTCTTCGGCACCAACTTCGCCCAACTCGCCCTGGGCGTCCTCGGCGTGCTGGTCACGGCGGGGGAGTACTCCACCGGCATGATCCGCTCCACGCTCGCGGCGGTGCCCCGCCGGCTGCCCGTGCTGTGGTCCAAGGCGGCCGTGTTCGGTCTCGTCGCCCTGGTCCTGGCGACGGCCGGCGGGTTCGTCGCCTTCCTGTGCGGGAACGGCATGGTCTCGGACACGCCCGCGGCCCTGGGCTTCTCGGACGCCGGGGTCGTGCGCAGCCTGCTGGGCGCCGGGCTCTACCTCGGCATGGTCGGCGTGATCGGCACCGCCCTGGGCGCGCTCCTGCGGTCGGTGGCCGGCGGCATCTCGGCACTGGTCGCCGCCCTGATGCTGATCCCGGGGCTCATCTCCCTGCTGCCCAGCTCCTGGCAGGACAACATCGGCCCCTATCTGCCGTCCGAGGCGGGGCAGGCGATGTTCGCCCTCACCCACGACTCCTCGACGCTGTCGCCGGGCACCGGGCTGCTCGTCTTCGCCGGCTGGACGGCGCTGGCGCTCGCGGGCGCGGCGTACCGGCTGGCCCGCACCGACGTCTGA
- a CDS encoding LLM class flavin-dependent oxidoreductase, translated as MKFLALTLIVHRPDPLTGVLTPTHDRFREVLDSALLAEELGFDGFGVGERHERPFLSSAPPVVLSHIAALTRRIRLFTGVTTLSLLDPVRAYEDYATLDHLSEGRLDLIIGKGNGAAQRELFHVTPEDQWERNAESYEVFRRIWRQNKVTAATRFRPPLTDAEVWPRPYQRPVRIWHGSATSRESVDLAARHGEPLFSANVTHPMEPYAALIRYYRERWAHYGHDPAALTVGAGTAGLLVAPTSQAAVAAYRPVFEANLAFAREAGLPVVFETLEDYVARSSALIGSPQQVVEKVHRYHERFGHTVLHVHADAGGLPPDRHRASLELFQSAVAPVLRREIPDPPFAWGPVLPAAPVPEESARV; from the coding sequence GTGAAGTTCCTCGCCCTCACTCTCATCGTGCACCGCCCCGACCCGCTCACCGGTGTCCTCACCCCCACCCACGACCGGTTCCGCGAAGTCCTCGACAGCGCGCTGCTCGCCGAGGAACTCGGCTTCGACGGCTTCGGCGTGGGGGAGCGGCACGAGCGGCCGTTCCTCTCCTCCGCGCCGCCGGTCGTCCTCAGCCACATCGCCGCGCTGACCCGGCGGATCCGGCTCTTCACCGGCGTCACCACCCTCAGCCTCCTCGACCCCGTCCGCGCCTACGAGGACTACGCCACCCTCGACCACCTCTCCGAGGGCCGCCTCGACCTCATCATCGGCAAGGGCAACGGCGCCGCCCAGCGCGAGCTGTTCCACGTCACGCCCGAGGACCAGTGGGAGCGCAACGCCGAGAGCTACGAGGTGTTCCGGCGGATCTGGCGCCAGAACAAGGTCACCGCGGCCACCCGCTTCCGCCCGCCGCTCACCGACGCGGAGGTGTGGCCGCGCCCGTACCAGCGGCCGGTCCGGATCTGGCACGGCAGCGCCACCAGCAGGGAGTCCGTCGACCTGGCCGCCCGCCACGGCGAGCCGCTGTTCTCCGCCAACGTCACCCACCCGATGGAACCGTACGCCGCACTGATCCGGTACTACCGGGAGCGCTGGGCGCACTACGGCCACGACCCGGCCGCGCTCACGGTCGGCGCGGGTACGGCCGGCCTCCTCGTGGCCCCGACCTCGCAGGCGGCCGTCGCCGCCTACCGGCCGGTGTTCGAGGCCAATCTGGCCTTCGCCCGCGAGGCCGGCCTGCCCGTGGTCTTCGAGACCCTGGAGGACTACGTCGCCCGCAGCTCGGCGCTGATCGGCAGCCCGCAGCAGGTCGTCGAGAAGGTCCACCGCTACCACGAGCGGTTCGGGCACACCGTCCTCCATGTGCACGCCGATGCCGGCGGGCTGCCCCCCGACCGGCACCGCGCCTCCCTCGAACTGTTCCAGTCCGCCGTCGCCCCCGTGCTGCGCCGGGAGATCCCCGACCCGCCGTTCGCCTGGGGCCCCGTGCTCCCGGCCGCCCCCGTCCCGGAGGAGTCCGCCCGTGTCTGA
- a CDS encoding response regulator transcription factor: MTTVLIVDDQPLQRYGFHLLLDSAPGTDVVGEAAHGAEAVRKAAELRPDVVLMDVRMPGMDGIEATRRIVASGGRSRVLVLTTFDLDEYVHAALRAGAGGFLLKDARPEELLAGIRAVAAGDAVIAPALTRRLLDEFAQYVPAHRSDTAEDPRLTSLTDREREILVAIGKGLTNGEIAAEFVLSESTVKTHVGRVLAKIGARDRIQAVIFAYDRGLARPRTD; the protein is encoded by the coding sequence ATGACCACCGTCCTCATCGTCGACGACCAGCCATTGCAGCGCTACGGCTTCCACCTGCTCCTCGACTCCGCGCCCGGGACCGACGTCGTCGGCGAGGCGGCGCACGGCGCGGAGGCCGTCCGCAAGGCCGCCGAACTGCGCCCGGACGTCGTCCTGATGGACGTCCGCATGCCCGGCATGGACGGCATCGAGGCCACCCGCCGCATCGTCGCCTCCGGCGGCCGCTCCCGCGTCCTGGTCCTCACCACCTTCGACCTCGACGAGTACGTCCACGCCGCCCTCCGCGCCGGCGCGGGCGGCTTCCTCCTCAAGGACGCCCGCCCCGAGGAACTCCTCGCCGGCATCCGCGCCGTCGCCGCCGGTGACGCCGTCATCGCGCCCGCGCTGACCCGCCGCCTCCTGGACGAGTTCGCCCAGTACGTCCCCGCCCACCGCTCCGACACCGCCGAGGACCCGAGACTCACCTCCCTCACCGACCGCGAACGCGAGATCCTCGTCGCCATCGGCAAGGGCCTCACCAACGGTGAGATCGCCGCCGAGTTCGTCCTGTCGGAGTCCACGGTCAAGACCCACGTGGGCCGGGTCCTGGCCAAGATCGGCGCCAGGGACCGCATCCAGGCGGTCATCTTCGCCTACGACCGCGGTCTGGCCCGGCCGCGGACGGACTGA
- a CDS encoding NtaA/DmoA family FMN-dependent monooxygenase (This protein belongs to a clade of FMN-dependent monooxygenases, within a broader family of flavin-dependent oxidoreductases, the luciferase-like monooxygenase (LMM) family, some of whose members use coenzyme F420 rather than FMN.) — protein MTKPPHPTDTGKPLKRIHLAAHFPGVNNTTVWSDPEAGSHIEFASFAHFARTAERAKFDFLFLAEGLRLREQHGKIYDLDVVGRPDTFTVLAALAAVTDRLGLTGTINSTFNEPYEVARQFASLDHLSDGRAAWNVVTSWDAFTGENFRRGGFLPQEERYSRAKEFLATAHDLFDSWHGDEIVADPATGTFLRDAKAGSFVHTGQHFDIHGQFDVPRSPQGRPVIFQAGDSEEGREFAASSADAIFSRHARLDAGKAFYADVKSRLAKYGRRHDQLLILPAATFVLGDTDAEAEERAREVRRLQVSGATALRHLEFVWNRDLSSYDPEGPLPDIDPDTGDEHLVRGRAQVREYHDRLAVAREWRELAAAHDWSIRDLVIHTGNRQSFVGSPATVARAIDAFVQTDASDGFILVPHLTPGGLDEFADTVVPLLQEQGVFRTEYEGTTLRDHLGLTHPGHAHDGRRPEPEHAGAEQRVAS, from the coding sequence ATGACCAAGCCCCCGCACCCTACCGACACCGGCAAGCCGCTCAAGCGGATCCATCTGGCCGCCCACTTCCCCGGCGTCAACAACACCACCGTGTGGAGCGACCCGGAGGCCGGCAGCCACATCGAGTTCGCCTCCTTCGCCCACTTCGCGCGCACCGCCGAACGCGCCAAGTTCGACTTCCTCTTCCTCGCCGAAGGCCTGCGACTGCGCGAACAGCACGGAAAGATCTACGACTTGGACGTCGTGGGCCGCCCGGACACCTTCACCGTCCTGGCCGCGCTCGCCGCCGTCACCGACCGGCTCGGACTGACCGGCACCATCAACTCCACCTTCAACGAGCCCTACGAGGTGGCCCGCCAGTTCGCCAGTCTCGACCACCTCTCCGACGGCCGCGCCGCCTGGAACGTCGTCACCTCCTGGGACGCCTTCACCGGCGAGAACTTCCGGCGGGGCGGCTTTCTGCCGCAGGAGGAGCGCTACTCCCGCGCCAAGGAGTTCCTCGCCACCGCGCACGACCTCTTCGACTCCTGGCACGGCGACGAGATCGTCGCCGACCCGGCCACCGGCACGTTCCTGCGGGACGCGAAGGCCGGGTCCTTCGTCCACACAGGGCAACATTTCGACATCCACGGGCAGTTCGACGTGCCACGCTCCCCGCAGGGCCGTCCGGTGATCTTCCAGGCCGGCGACTCCGAGGAGGGCCGCGAGTTCGCCGCGTCGAGCGCCGACGCGATCTTCAGCAGGCACGCGCGACTGGACGCGGGCAAGGCCTTCTACGCCGACGTCAAGTCCCGCCTCGCCAAGTACGGCCGCCGCCACGACCAGTTGCTCATCCTGCCCGCCGCCACCTTCGTGCTCGGCGACACCGACGCCGAGGCGGAGGAGCGCGCCCGCGAGGTGCGCCGCCTCCAGGTCAGCGGGGCCACCGCCCTGCGGCACCTGGAGTTCGTCTGGAACCGGGACCTGTCCTCGTACGACCCCGAGGGCCCGCTGCCCGACATCGACCCGGACACCGGCGACGAGCACCTCGTGCGCGGGCGCGCCCAAGTGCGGGAGTACCACGACCGGCTGGCCGTCGCCCGCGAGTGGCGCGAGCTCGCCGCCGCGCACGACTGGTCCATCCGCGACCTGGTCATCCACACCGGCAACCGCCAGAGCTTCGTGGGCTCGCCCGCCACCGTCGCCCGGGCCATCGACGCGTTCGTGCAGACCGACGCGAGCGACGGGTTCATCCTCGTCCCGCACCTCACCCCCGGCGGCCTCGACGAGTTCGCCGACACGGTCGTCCCGCTGCTCCAGGAACAGGGCGTGTTCCGCACCGAGTACGAGGGCACCACCCTGCGCGACCACCTCGGTCTCACCCACCCGGGCCACGCGCACGACGGGCGGCGGCCGGAGCCGGAGCACGCGGGCGCCGAGCAGCGGGTGGCGTCGTGA
- a CDS encoding sensor histidine kinase, which yields MTVTTDELGVLGPLVARLSRGGRRLRHADRARPWVLDTAVVVLLFLMFCLPDLLHDGDDGDGPRRIRLAFAQLPVAAMLALQAGLVLPLLWRRRRPLVAFGAIAAVFVVQWSLDAALRADVALFVALYSLTLHGRLRQLPWACAVMAGAMALVAVRAASVVSVWDALFFLLSTATAALALGLTVRIRRAQLEGLRDRAARLETERDQRIRLAAATERTRVAREMHDIVGHNLSVIITLADAGAYATGTAPERGKEALRLIGDTGRLALGELRRVLGVLREAVDDPAGGPELSPQPRIMDIGALCATVRSAGLEVVYRTSGDVDALDSGVQLTVYRIVQEALTNTLKHAESGTRSRLAVLVADGRLTVRAVDTGPALRSGPPNDEGHGLVGMRERAALYGGTVTAGPTGGGGWHVEAVLDLTPQDGGR from the coding sequence ATGACCGTGACCACCGACGAGCTCGGCGTGCTGGGGCCGCTGGTCGCCCGCCTGTCCCGGGGCGGCCGGCGGCTGCGGCACGCCGACCGGGCGCGCCCCTGGGTCCTCGACACCGCGGTCGTGGTCCTGCTCTTCCTGATGTTCTGCCTGCCCGACCTGCTGCACGACGGCGACGACGGCGACGGCCCGCGGCGGATCCGGCTCGCCTTCGCCCAGCTGCCCGTCGCGGCCATGCTGGCGCTTCAGGCCGGACTGGTGCTGCCCCTGCTGTGGCGCAGGCGCCGTCCGCTCGTGGCCTTCGGCGCCATCGCGGCGGTGTTCGTCGTGCAGTGGTCCCTGGACGCGGCACTGCGCGCGGACGTCGCCCTGTTCGTCGCCCTCTACAGCCTGACCCTGCACGGGCGGCTGCGCCAACTGCCGTGGGCCTGCGCGGTGATGGCGGGCGCCATGGCGCTGGTCGCGGTCCGCGCCGCGTCGGTCGTCTCCGTCTGGGACGCGCTGTTCTTCCTGCTGAGCACGGCGACCGCGGCCCTCGCGCTCGGCCTGACGGTCCGCATCCGCCGGGCCCAGCTCGAAGGGCTCCGCGACCGCGCCGCCCGGCTGGAAACCGAGCGCGACCAGCGCATCAGACTGGCCGCGGCCACCGAACGGACCCGTGTCGCCCGCGAGATGCACGACATCGTCGGCCACAACCTGTCCGTCATCATCACGCTGGCCGACGCCGGTGCCTACGCCACCGGCACCGCCCCCGAACGGGGCAAGGAGGCCCTCCGGCTCATCGGCGACACCGGCAGGCTGGCCCTCGGCGAGCTGCGGCGCGTGCTCGGCGTCCTGCGCGAGGCCGTCGACGACCCCGCCGGCGGACCCGAACTCAGCCCGCAGCCCCGCATCATGGACATCGGCGCGCTGTGCGCCACGGTGCGATCGGCCGGACTGGAGGTCGTCTACCGGACCTCCGGCGACGTGGACGCCCTGGACAGCGGGGTACAACTGACGGTGTACCGCATCGTCCAGGAGGCGCTCACCAACACCCTGAAGCACGCCGAGAGCGGTACCCGGTCCCGGCTGGCCGTCCTCGTGGCGGACGGCCGGCTCACCGTACGGGCCGTGGACACCGGGCCGGCGCTGCGGTCCGGACCGCCGAACGACGAAGGGCACGGCCTGGTGGGCATGCGGGAACGCGCGGCACTGTACGGGGGCACCGTCACCGCCGGGCCGACGGGCGGCGGCGGATGGCACGTCGAGGCCGTCCTCGACCTCACGCCGCAGGACGGTGGGCGATGA
- a CDS encoding glutathione S-transferase C-terminal domain-containing protein produces MSAISPTVVPSFRGRIGCDARSGYYAAPRRYRLHLSPSCPDCLQIAVTHSLLGLDDVLPVTVLPALPDAPDGGHQTLRPLYEASSHQHPGPAVAPVLSDNWTGTIVSTHTPGILRDLARRFGAHGPDLHPRGAEEAVAAVGRLCEGITEAAQHAGRTDADPAARETALTELLRTLDALDSRLASQPYVLGAELTLADVQLWVTLVQLDTVHRHHLDATAVHRVTAHPHLWTYARRLAAHPAFARHLDLDALTRGHQAQRRGTQAAGAAAGAVDRPVPAASERAVA; encoded by the coding sequence ATGTCCGCCATATCCCCGACCGTCGTGCCGTCCTTCCGCGGCAGGATCGGCTGTGACGCGCGCAGCGGCTACTACGCCGCGCCCCGGCGCTACCGGCTCCATCTGTCGCCGTCCTGTCCGGACTGTCTGCAGATAGCCGTCACGCACAGCCTCCTCGGCCTCGACGACGTCCTCCCGGTGACCGTGCTGCCCGCCCTCCCCGACGCCCCCGACGGCGGCCACCAGACGCTGCGCCCGCTGTACGAGGCCAGCTCGCACCAGCACCCCGGCCCGGCCGTCGCACCGGTCCTGAGCGACAACTGGACCGGAACGATCGTCAGCACCCACACCCCCGGCATCCTGCGCGACCTGGCCCGGCGCTTCGGCGCCCACGGCCCCGACCTGCACCCCCGGGGCGCTGAGGAGGCCGTCGCGGCCGTCGGCCGGCTCTGCGAGGGCATCACCGAGGCCGCCCAGCACGCCGGCCGCACCGACGCCGACCCGGCCGCACGCGAGACGGCCCTGACCGAGCTGCTGCGCACCCTGGACGCCCTGGACTCCCGGCTCGCCTCCCAGCCGTACGTCCTGGGCGCCGAACTCACGCTCGCCGACGTGCAGTTGTGGGTCACGCTGGTCCAGCTCGACACCGTGCACCGCCACCACCTGGACGCCACCGCCGTCCACCGCGTCACCGCGCACCCCCACCTCTGGACCTACGCCCGCCGCCTCGCCGCCCACCCCGCCTTCGCCCGCCACCTCGACCTCGACGCCCTCACCCGTGGGCACCAAGCCCAGCGCCGCGGCACACAGGCGGCCGGCGCGGCGGCCGGCGCCGTGGACCGGCCGGTCCCGGCGGCCTCCGAGCGGGCGGTCGCGTAG
- a CDS encoding ATP-binding cassette domain-containing protein, producing MIDARRLTKRYGEKTAVDGLEFTVRPGTVTGFLGPNGAGKSTTMRMIVGLDAPTSGSVTVNGRHYARHRAPLQEVGALLEAKSNHPGRSAYHHLRALALTHGIPDRRVGEVIELAGLSGVAGKRAGAFSLGMGQRLGIAAALLGDPQTVMLDEPVNGLDPEGVLWIRNLLKGLAEQGRTVFVSSHLMSEMALVADHLIVVGRGRLLADTTVADLIREAGGDTVKVATEDPARLRDVLAGPGVDVTGRIGSEELEVTGLTAREIGLRAAEHGIALFELTARTVSLEEAFMDLTRDAVEYHGTTTGAGGTTTGADGGDSLGRTA from the coding sequence ATGATCGACGCACGGCGGTTGACGAAGAGGTACGGCGAGAAGACGGCCGTCGACGGGCTGGAGTTCACCGTGCGGCCGGGCACGGTGACCGGCTTCCTCGGCCCCAACGGCGCGGGCAAGTCCACGACCATGCGGATGATCGTCGGCCTCGACGCCCCGACCAGCGGCTCCGTCACCGTGAACGGCCGCCACTACGCCCGCCACCGGGCACCGCTCCAGGAGGTCGGCGCCCTCCTGGAGGCCAAGTCGAACCACCCGGGCCGCTCGGCGTACCACCACCTCAGGGCCTTGGCACTGACCCACGGCATCCCGGACCGCCGCGTCGGCGAGGTCATCGAGCTCGCCGGGCTGAGCGGGGTGGCGGGGAAGCGGGCCGGCGCCTTCTCCCTCGGCATGGGGCAGCGGCTCGGCATCGCGGCGGCGCTGCTGGGCGATCCGCAGACGGTGATGCTGGACGAACCGGTCAACGGGCTCGACCCCGAGGGCGTGCTCTGGATCCGCAACCTCCTCAAGGGGCTCGCCGAACAGGGCCGTACGGTCTTCGTCTCCTCGCACCTGATGAGCGAGATGGCCCTCGTGGCCGACCATCTGATCGTCGTGGGACGCGGCCGGCTGCTGGCCGACACCACCGTGGCGGACCTGATCCGCGAGGCGGGCGGCGACACGGTGAAGGTGGCGACGGAGGATCCCGCGCGGCTGCGGGACGTACTGGCCGGGCCGGGCGTCGACGTCACCGGCCGGATCGGCTCGGAGGAGCTTGAGGTGACCGGGCTGACCGCGCGCGAGATCGGGCTGCGGGCGGCGGAGCACGGGATCGCCCTGTTCGAGCTGACCGCGCGCACCGTGTCACTGGAGGAGGCGTTCATGGACCTGACGAGGGACGCCGTGGAGTACCACGGCACGACGACCGGCGCGGGCGGCACGACGACCGGCGCCGACGGCGGCGACAGCCTGGGGAGGACCGCATGA
- a CDS encoding LLM class flavin-dependent oxidoreductase has translation MSLVFHWFLPTNGDSRHVVGGSHGAPATRSARDRPPTVAYLGQIARAAEDLGFVGVLTPTGAWCEDAWLTTAMVSRHTERLKFLVAFRPGFLSPTLAAQMASTFQRQSGGRLLLNVVTGGESHEQRAYGDFLDKDARYHRTGEFLGIVRELWEGRTVDARGRHLHVEDARLARVPDPLPEIYFGGSSPIAGEIAARHADVYLTWGEPPAAVAEKIAWVRGSAEREGRRIRFGIRLHVITRDTAAQAWAEADRLLDGFDAETVEAVQAGLARSESEGQRRMRALHGGSRERLEIHPNLWAGIGLVRGGAGTALVGSHDEVADRIGEYAALGIEEFVLSGYPHLEEAYWFGEGVLPRLRARGVWRRP, from the coding sequence GTGTCCCTCGTCTTCCACTGGTTCCTGCCGACCAACGGCGACAGCCGGCACGTCGTCGGCGGCAGCCACGGCGCCCCCGCCACGCGCTCCGCGCGCGACCGGCCGCCGACCGTCGCCTACCTCGGCCAGATCGCCCGCGCCGCCGAGGACCTGGGCTTCGTCGGCGTGCTCACCCCGACGGGGGCCTGGTGCGAGGACGCCTGGCTGACCACCGCGATGGTCAGCCGGCACACCGAGCGGCTGAAGTTCCTCGTCGCCTTCCGCCCCGGTTTCCTCTCGCCGACCCTCGCCGCGCAGATGGCGTCCACCTTCCAGCGGCAGTCCGGCGGACGGCTGCTGCTCAACGTCGTCACCGGCGGCGAGAGCCACGAGCAACGGGCGTACGGCGACTTCCTCGACAAGGACGCCCGCTACCACCGCACCGGTGAATTCCTGGGCATCGTGCGGGAGTTGTGGGAGGGCCGGACCGTCGACGCGCGCGGCCGGCACCTCCACGTCGAGGACGCGCGGCTGGCCCGCGTGCCCGACCCGCTCCCCGAAATCTACTTCGGCGGCTCCTCGCCGATCGCGGGCGAGATCGCCGCCCGGCACGCCGATGTGTACCTCACCTGGGGCGAGCCGCCCGCCGCCGTCGCGGAGAAGATCGCCTGGGTACGAGGGTCGGCCGAGCGGGAGGGGCGTCGGATCCGCTTCGGCATCCGGCTGCACGTCATCACCAGGGACACCGCCGCGCAGGCCTGGGCCGAGGCGGACCGGCTCCTGGACGGCTTCGACGCGGAGACCGTCGAGGCCGTCCAGGCGGGGCTCGCCCGCAGCGAGTCCGAGGGGCAGCGGCGGATGCGCGCGCTGCACGGCGGCAGCCGCGAGCGGCTGGAGATCCACCCCAACCTGTGGGCGGGCATCGGTCTGGTGCGCGGGGGCGCGGGCACGGCACTGGTCGGCAGCCACGACGAGGTGGCCGACCGGATCGGCGAGTACGCGGCCCTGGGCATCGAGGAGTTCGTGCTCTCCGGCTATCCGCACCTGGAGGAGGCGTACTGGTTCGGCGAGGGCGTACTGCCGAGGCTTCGGGCACGGGGGGTGTGGCGGCGGCCGTGA
- a CDS encoding LLM class flavin-dependent oxidoreductase, giving the protein MSDLTLGVLDLVPIPSGATAADALRNSVDLAQQAERLGYGRYWFAEHHLNPGVAGTSPAVVLALTAAATSTIRLGSGAVQLGHRTALSTVEEFGLLDTAHPGRFDLGLGRSGGRPPGERAQALPTATPVVDGRAPNGLLVPPRFDFAQLLGSPRIALQRRLLSLPGAAPQDYAEQIDDLLALLAGTYRSPEGVEAHVVPGEGADLQVWILGSSGGQSAAVAGRRGLRFAANYHVSPATVLEAVEGYRSFFQPSEFLDKPYVSVSADVVVAEDDATARALAAGYGPWVRSIRTAEGAIPFPTPEEARAYPWTDADRALVQDRLDTRFVGTPGRVADELERLREATDADEVLVTTITHDHADRVRSYALLAEEWRGRGHTLGPN; this is encoded by the coding sequence GTGTCTGACCTCACCCTCGGCGTCCTCGACCTGGTCCCGATCCCGTCCGGCGCGACGGCCGCCGACGCGCTGCGCAACTCGGTCGACCTCGCCCAGCAGGCCGAACGCCTCGGCTACGGCCGCTACTGGTTCGCCGAGCACCATCTCAACCCCGGCGTCGCCGGCACCTCGCCCGCCGTCGTCCTGGCGCTCACCGCCGCCGCCACCTCCACCATCCGGCTCGGCTCCGGCGCCGTGCAGCTCGGCCACCGTACGGCGCTGTCCACCGTGGAGGAGTTCGGGCTGCTCGACACGGCCCACCCCGGCCGCTTCGACCTGGGTCTCGGCCGCTCGGGCGGGCGCCCGCCGGGGGAGCGGGCCCAGGCGCTGCCGACGGCGACCCCGGTGGTCGACGGGCGGGCACCCAACGGCCTGCTCGTCCCGCCCCGGTTCGACTTCGCGCAGCTCCTCGGCTCGCCCCGCATCGCCCTGCAACGCCGGCTGCTCTCACTGCCGGGCGCCGCACCGCAGGACTACGCCGAGCAGATCGACGACCTCCTCGCCCTGCTGGCCGGCACCTACCGCTCCCCGGAGGGCGTCGAGGCACACGTCGTGCCCGGCGAGGGCGCCGACCTCCAGGTGTGGATCCTGGGCAGCAGCGGCGGCCAGAGCGCGGCGGTCGCGGGCCGCCGGGGGCTGCGGTTCGCGGCGAACTACCACGTCAGCCCGGCCACCGTCCTGGAGGCGGTGGAGGGGTACCGGTCCTTCTTCCAGCCCTCCGAATTCCTCGACAAGCCGTACGTCAGCGTCTCGGCGGACGTCGTCGTCGCCGAGGACGACGCCACCGCCCGCGCACTCGCCGCCGGGTACGGCCCGTGGGTGCGCAGCATCCGTACCGCCGAGGGCGCCATCCCGTTCCCGACGCCCGAGGAGGCGCGCGCGTACCCGTGGACCGACGCGGACCGGGCGCTCGTCCAGGACCGCCTCGACACCCGGTTCGTCGGCACGCCCGGCCGGGTGGCCGACGAACTGGAGCGGCTGCGGGAGGCCACGGACGCGGACGAAGTCCTCGTCACGACGATCACCCACGACCACGCCGACCGGGTGCGGTCCTACGCCCTCCTCGCCGAGGAGTGGCGAGGGCGCGGGCACACGCTCGGGCCCAACTGA